Part of the Leucoraja erinacea ecotype New England chromosome 15, Leri_hhj_1, whole genome shotgun sequence genome, CTTTATGGATTTACCTACCCATATTTTAGCACTTTAATAGAGCCATCCCAAAATAATTTGTCTTTGTTCTTGGAGAAGTTGTGTAGTTATTTGAACAAAATTGTATTGATGCATTTGATTGGTTTTGTACTTCAAAGTGATCCATCCTGATATTCCTTGAAGTCTATAAAAAAATTACATATCAATCATCATAATCTTCATCACATTTAATGTTGCCATGCGTTTTCATTGTAAAAACAATTGTAAATAAGAATGTTTTTTGTATTGCTTTGATATCTTATTTACACTGCTTGCATCACATGCATGTGCTGTTCTCGCAATGCAAGGAAGGACAGCCTACCTTTACAACCTGGTCTACTGAAGATCTCACCATGCCAGGAAGCATCAGAATTAAAAGTCCAAAAACTATGCAAGGTTTGGTATAAGCAGTATATCATTGTTGGCTGCACTTATTCAAAATGGCTTGCTGAAGTAAAGTCCCATGGTGGATTAATGTGTATGTATCGTATATTTTTATGTTTGCATAGCATGTAAAATAATCCCGTAGTCTTTGTGGTGCTTTTGCAAGGATTTGTAACTTGCAATGCATTTTAAGTAATATTTCTAAGACTTTTATAGAATTATTGTATTGCAAGTGAAACCTACTCATTTAAAATTTCCATCTAATAAAGACTAAAATACATTACATTTCATTTCAATTATATGGTTTTAGGTTTCCTGCACAACGGCTCATGTCTCGGTCCTCCTATGCCCCATTTCCCAACATTACTCCTGTGGTTCGTTCCCCTAAGGCGGTCCACCGCCGCATCTCTCATCGCCATGAGACCCAGCGTCGGTCTCATGACAAGTCTTGTCGTCCTCTACCTCCCCTCTCCGCGGTGCCAGGTGGTTCGCGTGCAGACTTCTACTGGTTTTTCTAAACTTGCAACTGTTGTAGGGCTGGCTGACTCCCCTCGCTCCTATTTGGTGGATtacgagggcactgtatatcgtcTCAGTCGCCAGCATTTGCGTGCTGTCCGTGAGCCTCCTCCACCAGTCTCTTTCCCGTCCACATCCTCTCCTTTACCTGTTCCTCCTCCTCGGGCTATCCCATGTGCCCCTGCTGTCATTCCCGCGCCTACCCTACCTCCTCCTGTGAAACCTTATATCGGCTCTCCTGTTCTTTCCCCAAGGTCCTCTCCTGTCGGTTCATCTCTTCTGTCCTCCCCTCCTCGTTCGGTTTTGGCCTCGCCGGTCTCTAGTCCCCGGCCTGCATTGCTGCCTATTCCGTCCCCCCGATCTTCGCTGCCTTTgcctttgggagaggggagtgagggtggtgtacggacccgctcgggcagagttgtgcgggcccctgatcggtatggtgattatgcttaGTTTAAGATGTTCtctgactattattgttattatgtgcaggtctgtataattgcctgctgctgctatttatcttacgggaagggatgtagatggttatgcatgcaaccatatatgtaactacctcattagcatattgaccctcccacattctatagtataactgtagtctctgcatgttccctccctgttaggttccagtacgtgtgtagaccagatgtggttagtactggaacgtgtgttattagtgtttaaataaagatctagctaaaggactatggacaacgtctagcTTCCTTTACATATGTGACTGCACTTTTGTGGTTCATAGTACTCGGAATCAcggggagatgcagcatggaataggcccttcagctgacTATCCACGCCATACATAAACTACTGATTTACATTAATTATCTATTAATTCCTTGTATTgcatttaaatttgtttttagtTCTATTTAGTTCTTTTAGCTCATAGTAgatatatttaagaaatattttgacAGTTGGTTAAGACAGAGGTGTGAATTATCTATCtgctgtttgtttttgtttttttgccccAAACTTGTCGACGGGGCTAACTCTGGCCTTCCCACAGGATGGAATTTACTCCGACATTTGTTATGGATAATTTGTTCTCTTCCAACATTGCAAATCTCActttaccaattggtgcatgtgacaataaatgtaaacttgaaacttgaaatTGCCTTTGAACTTATTGTTAACACACAAGTTATTGACAATTaatatatatttgtatttttttgtaTTTAAATGATAATTGTTTCGATGGTTTCATTGGGCGTTGGAAGGCACCCATGAAGAGCTGATGCAGAATATAATATAtggaatttattttcatttccatGATATTTAAAGTGTATTTTTTCCTCTCCAGGTTCTCCCTTTGTAAATGCCATTATTCACAAGGGTTTTGATGAAAGGCATGCTTACATTGGAGGGATGTTTGGAGCTGGTATTTATTTTGCTGAAAATTCATCCAAAAGTAACCAGTATGTGTATGGAATTGGTGGTGGCACAGGTTGTCCAACACATAAAGATAGGTCCTGTTACATTTGTCATAGGTAAGTTCTATTacatgtatgtttcttcataacgaaatgttcttattgtgtttaaATAGGCTTTCAATTAGTAATCTGACCTTTCATAGCTTTCATGCATAAATGTTTGAACAAGACATGATTTGTAACCAATACTTACAAATAAATGGTGTAAAATAAATGCCGCCAAGTCAGTTATACAAAATAGATGGTGCTATATCAGTAACACCCAAGGTGGTCATGCCTATTAGGGTAGAGATTGCATTTGGACAAGGGTATGTTGTGCAGTCATCTGCTTGTGGAGGGATTAGAAATAACTTGGCTGTTGAtacttttgcaaaataatttttcTAATGTCATGCTTTCCGAAATGCAGCTTTTGAAATATTGTGCCTATCGCTTAAGCACTGAGAATCGTGAAGTGTGGTCTATGACTTAACTGACCTCGGTATCAAAAATATTAACACTTTTAATTGGTTTAGGAGTCGTGAAGCTATAGGGTATTTTCTCTATTTCTGGCTGCTTTCTACTGGCAATTTAAATTTTCACTATTTCTCTTCAACAGGCAAATGGTGTTCTGTCGTGTTACGTTGGGCAAATCATTTTTGCAGTTCAGTGCAATAAAAATGGCTCATGCACCACCTGGTCACCATTCTGTCACTGGTCGCCCTAGTGTAAATGGATTAGCATTGGCAGAATATGTTATTTATAGAGGTGAACAGGTATATTAAAGAAATATTCCTTCACTGCAATTTTGCAACTGGTACACAAATACTTTTTACAGTGTTCAttcaataaatgttttatttgagAATAGGATTTAAAGAAGGGAAGCACAGCTGATTCAAACATTCACCTACCACTAAGAAATGAAAATTATTCCTAATGTCACAACAAATACAACAATATCCCATTATCGTAActatgtttgacgggaatcagcctattgtgtaacatcctgtactgaatatgaattccaccagcttgactgtgtggtcattaaataatctgaatctgaatttggcaCAGATCCCAAGTATGATaccacattttttttgtttgctttttgaACTTTGAGATTTTGTTAAATGTGCATCTGTAAATGAAGCCAAAACTACTATACAGTTGACACCAAGGGAAAGTGGCTTCTGAAACTTCAGTAAAATTAGGATAGATTCCTCCAAACTGATGCATATTCCCTCCTTGCCATAACAATTTTGCAaactaatgtctgaagaagggtcttgacccaaaacatcacccattccttctatccagagatgctgcctgtcccactgagttactccagcattttgtgtctatcttcaatgtaaaccagcatctgcagttccttcctagacagttTTTAACATGTTTTATTTGAATTACAAATTGATAACTTCCTTTACTGCACTTTGCAGAATGGTTTTATTTGAATTCTGGATCCTTTTGTTTATGTATCTATTAAATTTTGTAGAGTTTATTTAATGAGAGTTTCAAAACATTGAGAAAAATACTTTTAATAATAGTTAAAACTATGGG contains:
- the LOC129703894 gene encoding poly [ADP-ribose] polymerase tankyrase-2-like isoform X2, giving the protein MFGAGIYFAENSSKSNQYVYGIGGGTGCPTHKDRSCYICHRQMVFCRVTLGKSFLQFSAIKMAHAPPGHHSVTGRPSVNGLALAEYVIYRGLPRIFDNLPNYEARKLN
- the LOC129703894 gene encoding poly [ADP-ribose] polymerase tankyrase-2-like isoform X1; the protein is MFGAGIYFAENSSKSNQYVYGIGGGTGCPTHKDRSCYICHRQMVFCRVTLGKSFLQFSAIKMAHAPPGHHSVTGRPSVNGLALAEYVIYRGEQAYPEYLITYQIMKPENSTD